ACACGATCATGACGACGCCCAGTATCGCCCTGCTGAACGCAGCACACAAAGCCGACGATACGCGGGAGAACTTCCGACGGGAACTCGACGCGGACGTCACCGAGTTTCACTGCCCGTCAGGAGAGCTCCCCACGAACTTCTGTTACGACGGGTTCGTGGTCACCGGTTCGCGGGCCTCCGTCTACTGGGACGAGCCGTGGATCGGGGCGTTGAAAGAGTGGGTCGGCGAAGCCGTCCGTGCTGGAGTGTCTGCGCTTGGCGTCTGTTTCGGCCATCAGCTACTTGCCGACGTCATGGGCGGAAGCGTACAGAGTATGGGCGAGTACGAGATCGGCTATCGGACGGTGTATCAGGACGGTGAGA
This genomic window from Natranaeroarchaeum aerophilus contains:
- a CDS encoding type 1 glutamine amidotransferase gives rise to the protein MTTPSIALLNAAHKADDTRENFRRELDADVTEFHCPSGELPTNFCYDGFVVTGSRASVYWDEPWIGALKEWVGEAVRAGVSALGVCFGHQLLADVMGGSVQSMGEYEIGYRTVYQDGENRLLADVPDDLTVFTTHSDHVTQKPPGAEVFAKNEYGIHGFRKDRAFAVQFHPEYDMETARTVTSSKSDQLSSERIEDVLADITAENYDAACEAKRLFDNFLEFVVEVQRERATAD